In the genome of Candidatus Sysuiplasma jiujiangense, the window CATGCTCAGCGCAAAGGGACTGGAGGAAGGGTGATATGGTGCCATCTTCGGCAGGCGGTGCGGAAAGCCTGAGTATTTCGGAAAAAAAGGTACTCTCTGCCCTTTCAAGACTTGGCGGAAACGCATCACTCGGGCAGATATCGGCAGTGGCCAGTTTCAGGAATCCAACTGAACTCATGAATGCGCTCAACTGGTTGAAGGCCAAGGGTTATGTGCGTGTCGACGAGAAAGTGATGCGTTTCTACACCCTCAAAGAGGAGGCAAAGCATCAACGCCTTCCGGAGAGGATAGCGCTTGAGGAGATAGCCAGAGGATCTGTTGGACTTGATGAGCTCGGACTGCGTTTGGGAGATTCGAAACTTGTCCCTGTCGCGGTTGGATGGCTGAGACGAAGGAACTGGGCATCAATTGACAGCAACAGGAAACTGATAATCACGGAGGAGGGCAGGAAAGCGATTCTTAGCCCCGCCGAGGATGAGTTGCTTCTCGAACATCTGGAACGGGGAGAAGTAGAGGAGAATGACGGAAACAGGAAGGTACTGAGGGAACTGCTGTCACGTCGTGATTTTGTCAAGGAGCATGACAGAATAGTCAGAGAGGTAAGCCTCATTGAAAAGGGGCTGATGGCTGTTTCGGAGGGCCTTACATTCGAAGAAGACGTATCGCTGCTTACCAGCGAACTGCTGAAGACAGGAAAGTGGAAAAACCTGCGTTTCAGGCCATACGATCTCAAGGCGCCGGTTGAAGTTATAGGGGGTCCGAGACACCATCCGCTCCTTCGCACGATCAACCAGGTATCCACAGTCTTTGCCGAAATGGGCTTCACTGAAATAGAAGACGATGTTGTCCAGTCTGCATTCTGGGACATGGACGTACTCTTTACACCTCAGGACCATCCTGCAAGGGACATGCAGGATACGTTCTATCTCTCTAACCCATCCCATTGGAAAATCGAACGGAAACTTGCGTCAAGAATCCGCTCTGCACATGAGCAAGGCGGCTCGACAGGTTCGTCCGGATGGGGATACCGGTGGAGCGAGGATGAAGCATCAAAA includes:
- a CDS encoding phenylalanine--tRNA ligase subunit alpha, producing the protein MISCSAQRDWRKGDMVPSSAGGAESLSISEKKVLSALSRLGGNASLGQISAVASFRNPTELMNALNWLKAKGYVRVDEKVMRFYTLKEEAKHQRLPERIALEEIARGSVGLDELGLRLGDSKLVPVAVGWLRRRNWASIDSNRKLIITEEGRKAILSPAEDELLLEHLERGEVEENDGNRKVLRELLSRRDFVKEHDRIVREVSLIEKGLMAVSEGLTFEEDVSLLTSELLKTGKWKNLRFRPYDLKAPVEVIGGPRHHPLLRTINQVSTVFAEMGFTEIEDDVVQSAFWDMDVLFTPQDHPARDMQDTFYLSNPSHWKIERKLASRIRSAHEQGGSTGSSGWGYRWSEDEASKMLLRTHTTVATIRYLANHRKQPVKAFAVGRIFRHEAMDSTHLSEFHQIEGILMEKGASFDMLCNVLSEFYRKMGFDKFRLRPGYFPYTEPSMEIDVLYNGRWMELGGSGMFRPEVLAPLGIRHPVLAWGLGLERLVMIKYGFSDIRDLYLSDLSALQKMPVI